One stretch of Halobaculum marinum DNA includes these proteins:
- a CDS encoding KEOPS complex subunit Pcc1, protein MSDAYDHRAVLSFPYPDQRRAQVVHDAIGVEVGEIDDDRSTADATLTDATVEVTVRAHDLVALRAGVNTWTRLVETAETVAANAES, encoded by the coding sequence GTGTCCGACGCGTACGACCACCGCGCCGTGCTTTCGTTTCCGTACCCCGACCAGCGGCGCGCACAGGTCGTCCACGACGCGATCGGCGTCGAGGTCGGCGAGATCGACGACGACCGCTCGACCGCCGACGCGACGCTGACCGACGCGACTGTCGAGGTGACGGTGCGCGCGCACGACCTCGTCGCGCTCCGGGCCGGCGTGAACACGTGGACGCGCCTCGTCGAGACTGCTGAGACGGTCGCAGCGAACGCGGAATCGTAG
- a CDS encoding DNA-directed RNA polymerase subunit P — protein sequence MSYKCSRCKRDVELDEYGGVRCPYCGHRVLLKERAPDVKEVDVV from the coding sequence ATGAGCTACAAGTGCTCCCGATGTAAGCGCGACGTCGAACTCGACGAGTACGGCGGCGTGCGCTGTCCCTACTGCGGGCACCGCGTCCTCCTCAAGGAGCGCGCGCCCGACGTGAAGGAAGTCGACGTCGTCTGA
- a CDS encoding 50S ribosomal protein L37ae — MAEQKKARKVGSAGRFGARYGRVARKRVSDIEAQMKSATVDGDDVKRIGTGVWVNEETGETFTGGAYRPQTPGGRSVRRSIRAALEDDSADE; from the coding sequence ATGGCTGAACAGAAGAAGGCGCGGAAGGTCGGCAGCGCCGGCCGGTTCGGCGCGCGATACGGTCGCGTCGCCCGCAAGCGGGTGTCCGACATCGAAGCACAGATGAAGAGCGCGACGGTCGACGGCGACGACGTCAAGCGGATCGGCACCGGCGTGTGGGTCAACGAGGAGACGGGCGAGACGTTCACCGGCGGCGCCTACCGCCCCCAGACGCCCGGCGGTCGCTCCGTGCGCCGCAGCATCCGCGCGGCACTCGAAGACGACAGCGCCGACGAGTAA
- a CDS encoding bacterio-opsin activator domain-containing protein has protein sequence MLIAEFHLSTPVLRDALAAAPEVTADLERTVEGETTRIEFFARGDDLTRFEDALGNDASVDDIRVLGEGPDFRFYRATLAEAATHRTTYHTFEETGARPVSASGDHAGWNFRVQFPDREALATYRDRCRERNVSFTLHALYERADPRAEADEYGLAGDHGAV, from the coding sequence ATGCTCATCGCTGAATTCCACCTATCGACGCCAGTGCTCCGGGACGCGCTCGCCGCCGCACCGGAGGTCACGGCCGACCTCGAACGGACGGTCGAGGGCGAGACCACCCGCATCGAGTTCTTCGCCCGCGGCGACGACCTGACGCGCTTCGAAGACGCGCTCGGCAACGACGCCTCCGTCGACGACATTCGGGTGCTCGGCGAGGGCCCGGACTTCCGGTTCTACCGCGCGACGCTCGCGGAGGCGGCGACCCACCGGACGACGTACCACACCTTCGAGGAGACCGGGGCGCGACCAGTGTCGGCAAGCGGCGACCACGCCGGCTGGAACTTCCGCGTGCAGTTCCCCGACCGCGAGGCGTTGGCGACCTACCGCGACCGCTGTCGCGAGCGCAACGTCTCGTTCACGCTCCACGCGCTCTACGAGCGCGCCGACCCCCGAGCGGAGGCCGACGAGTACGGCCTCGCTGGCGACCACGGCGCCGTCTGA
- the pth2 gene encoding peptidyl-tRNA hydrolase Pth2, whose product MKQAIVVRTDLGMGTGKLAAQVAHASLSAYEDTGAKTRRAWKGEGQKKVVLKAAGESQIFELADKAEREGLPNAVIRDAGHTQLDPGTVTTLAVGPGDEAIVDKVTGDLSLY is encoded by the coding sequence ATGAAGCAGGCCATCGTCGTCCGCACGGACCTAGGGATGGGGACGGGGAAGTTGGCCGCGCAGGTCGCCCACGCGTCGCTGTCGGCGTACGAGGACACCGGCGCCAAGACGCGCCGCGCGTGGAAGGGCGAGGGACAGAAGAAGGTCGTCCTGAAGGCGGCGGGCGAGTCGCAGATCTTCGAGTTGGCCGACAAGGCCGAACGCGAGGGTCTCCCGAACGCCGTCATCCGCGACGCCGGGCACACCCAACTCGACCCGGGGACGGTGACGACGCTAGCCGTCGGTCCCGGCGACGAGGCCATCGTCGACAAGGTGACGGGCGACCTCTCGCTGTACTGA
- a CDS encoding Yip1 family protein, translating into MAGPRTPLLRPHRYFENHDGSPPVAHALAAVAVVAVVTAGAVAVFLGEFAAALDVPVTVDNPAYPGEPFCEDSAFETTPAGCGEPPTVEREVGALVAEEYGWLPGAAFLIVPLFWLLQGAALHAGSAVVGGEGAFGDTLVVAGWGLVPSLARVVGVGALLVYRMRTTTLPGTPDGAADALATAFAGLDAAGLFAAAVVAVWAGAVRLYGLAEARDLSTGEAGAVVGVLTLLGLLAELF; encoded by the coding sequence ATGGCCGGTCCCCGGACGCCCCTCCTCCGCCCGCACCGCTACTTCGAGAACCACGACGGCTCACCGCCAGTCGCCCACGCCCTAGCAGCGGTCGCCGTCGTCGCGGTCGTCACCGCCGGCGCGGTCGCCGTCTTCCTCGGCGAGTTCGCCGCCGCGCTCGACGTGCCCGTCACCGTCGACAACCCCGCCTACCCCGGCGAGCCCTTCTGCGAGGACTCGGCGTTCGAGACGACGCCCGCCGGCTGTGGCGAACCCCCGACCGTGGAGCGCGAGGTGGGCGCGCTCGTCGCCGAGGAGTACGGGTGGCTCCCGGGCGCCGCGTTCCTGATCGTCCCCCTGTTCTGGCTCCTGCAGGGAGCGGCCCTCCACGCCGGGAGCGCGGTCGTGGGCGGCGAGGGCGCGTTCGGCGACACGCTCGTCGTCGCCGGCTGGGGACTGGTGCCGAGCCTCGCACGGGTCGTCGGCGTCGGTGCGCTCCTCGTGTACCGGATGCGGACGACGACACTCCCCGGTACTCCCGACGGTGCGGCAGACGCGTTGGCGACCGCGTTCGCCGGGCTCGACGCCGCGGGACTGTTCGCGGCTGCCGTCGTCGCGGTCTGGGCGGGCGCCGTCCGACTGTACGGGCTGGCAGAGGCGCGCGACCTCTCGACCGGCGAAGCCGGCGCGGTCGTCGGCGTGCTCACGCTGTTGGGGCTGCTCGCCGAACTGTTCTGA
- the dcd gene encoding dCTP deaminase has product MILSDTDILARLETGDLVIDPLDDVDTQVQPASVDLRLGSEFLEFRRTNIPCIHPNDAREVGEYVEETHVDEGDDFILHPGDFVLGTTKETVAIPDDLVAHVEGRSSLGRLAIVVHATAGLCDPGYEGQITLELSNLGNAPVALSPGMRVSQLTFTELTSPADRPYGAERGSKYQGQRGPQASRIGDDPEFAPGAGTPGEDDGDTGDGSER; this is encoded by the coding sequence ATGATACTCTCGGACACGGACATCCTCGCCCGACTGGAGACGGGCGACCTCGTCATCGACCCGCTCGACGACGTCGACACGCAGGTCCAGCCGGCGAGCGTCGACCTCCGTCTCGGCTCCGAGTTCCTGGAGTTCCGCCGCACGAACATCCCCTGCATCCACCCGAACGACGCCCGCGAGGTGGGCGAGTACGTCGAGGAGACGCACGTCGACGAGGGCGACGACTTCATCCTCCACCCGGGCGACTTCGTCCTCGGCACGACCAAGGAGACGGTCGCCATCCCCGACGACCTCGTCGCCCACGTCGAGGGACGCTCCTCGCTGGGGCGACTCGCCATCGTCGTCCACGCGACGGCTGGGCTCTGTGACCCCGGGTACGAGGGCCAGATCACCCTCGAACTGTCCAACCTCGGCAACGCCCCCGTCGCGCTCTCGCCCGGGATGCGCGTCTCCCAACTCACCTTCACCGAGCTCACCTCGCCCGCCGACCGGCCGTACGGCGCCGAACGCGGCTCGAAGTACCAGGGCCAGCGCGGGCCGCAGGCGTCCCGCATCGGCGACGACCCCGAGTTCGCTCCGGGAGCGGGCACCCCCGGCGAGGACGACGGCGACACCGGCGACGGGTCCGAGCGATGA
- a CDS encoding thiamine-phosphate synthase family protein: MRFVEEVVVDEFLPTVRSMLAEALRERDLTQREVADALGISQSAVSKYAHGEVATNDLVAGDDRVRETVAHVAEGLAEGDLSRVAALVELEVLIRRLEAGDLLADLHEAAMPELAGADYDFAVHDPDSDLRERERTLSSLRRGLRTLTAVSGFAGLIPHVGSNLVECVPDAVDIEDVAAVPGRIFDVKGTARVPSDPEFGVSEHVAGVLLSARAAGLDVRGAVNVRYDAALVEALADAGHPTVEFSPREYGETDPGAADDPVRAALASATVDRDAADAPETVVVYQTGGVGVEPVVYVLGPDAPAVARTVRDLL; the protein is encoded by the coding sequence ATGAGGTTCGTCGAGGAAGTCGTCGTCGACGAGTTCCTCCCGACGGTGCGGTCGATGCTCGCCGAAGCGTTGCGCGAACGCGACCTCACCCAACGCGAGGTCGCCGACGCGCTCGGCATCAGCCAGTCGGCGGTGTCGAAGTACGCCCACGGCGAGGTCGCGACGAACGACCTCGTCGCCGGCGACGACCGCGTGCGCGAGACGGTCGCGCACGTCGCCGAGGGGCTGGCAGAGGGCGACCTGAGCCGCGTCGCCGCGCTCGTCGAGTTGGAGGTGCTGATCCGCCGCTTGGAGGCGGGCGACCTGCTCGCGGACCTCCACGAGGCGGCGATGCCCGAACTCGCGGGCGCCGACTACGACTTCGCCGTCCACGACCCCGACAGCGACCTGCGCGAGCGCGAGCGCACGCTGTCGTCGCTCCGGCGTGGCCTCCGCACGCTCACCGCCGTGTCGGGGTTCGCGGGGCTCATCCCGCACGTCGGGTCGAACCTCGTCGAGTGCGTGCCCGACGCCGTCGACATCGAGGACGTGGCCGCCGTCCCGGGGCGCATCTTCGACGTGAAGGGGACCGCTCGCGTCCCGAGCGACCCCGAGTTCGGCGTCAGCGAGCACGTCGCCGGGGTCCTCCTGTCGGCCCGTGCCGCCGGACTCGACGTCCGTGGCGCCGTGAACGTCCGCTACGACGCCGCCCTCGTCGAGGCGCTCGCCGACGCCGGCCACCCGACCGTCGAGTTCAGCCCCCGGGAGTACGGTGAGACCGACCCCGGGGCCGCCGACGACCCGGTCCGGGCGGCGCTCGCGTCGGCGACCGTGGACCGCGACGCCGCCGACGCCCCCGAGACGGTCGTCGTCTACCAGACCGGCGGCGTCGGCGTCGAACCCGTCGTGTACGTGCTCGGCCCCGACGCGCCCGCCGTCGCGCGGACGGTCCGGGACCTCCTGTAG
- a CDS encoding class I SAM-dependent methyltransferase, which translates to MSAPSFYTRVARLYDALARRGPGVDTLRRTLADTLDPAPGATVVEFGCGTAANRPYLERRVGPAGTYVGVDFSPGVLRVARERGVARGDPGHLVRGDATRPPVRSERVDACCGAFVAGMLADPAAAVRDWADLVGPGGRLGLLDLAATSKAGWRALNPAYRLFVRAGSPPGTAGALAQSPATVQDERVAAAHRALREVCVDVEYRTVVGGFGRVSAGTVE; encoded by the coding sequence ATGTCCGCACCGTCGTTCTACACCCGCGTCGCCCGCCTGTACGACGCACTCGCGCGGCGTGGACCGGGCGTCGACACCCTCAGGCGAACGCTCGCCGACACCCTCGACCCGGCGCCGGGGGCGACGGTCGTCGAGTTCGGCTGTGGCACCGCCGCGAACCGGCCGTACCTCGAACGGCGCGTCGGCCCCGCCGGCACCTACGTCGGCGTCGACTTCTCGCCGGGCGTGCTTCGGGTCGCTCGCGAACGCGGCGTCGCCCGCGGCGACCCCGGCCACCTCGTCCGCGGCGACGCGACGCGACCGCCCGTCCGGTCCGAGCGCGTCGACGCCTGCTGTGGCGCGTTCGTCGCCGGGATGCTCGCCGACCCGGCGGCGGCGGTGCGCGACTGGGCCGACCTCGTCGGGCCGGGCGGGCGACTCGGCCTCCTCGACCTCGCGGCGACGAGCAAGGCGGGGTGGCGGGCGCTGAACCCGGCGTACCGCCTGTTCGTCCGCGCGGGGTCGCCGCCGGGCACCGCGGGGGCGCTGGCACAGTCGCCCGCGACCGTGCAAGACGAACGCGTCGCGGCGGCCCACCGGGCGCTCCGGGAGGTGTGTGTGGACGTTGAGTACCGGACGGTCGTGGGAGGGTTCGGTCGGGTGAGCGCGGGGACCGTGGAGTAG
- a CDS encoding DUF7563 family protein, whose translation MGRKCQNCESMVTERYARVFAPDATAGPRVCPNCDDLVRDGASVREARANRG comes from the coding sequence ATGGGACGGAAGTGCCAGAACTGCGAGTCGATGGTGACGGAGCGGTACGCGCGGGTGTTCGCACCGGACGCGACGGCGGGACCGCGAGTGTGCCCGAACTGCGACGACCTCGTGCGCGACGGGGCGAGCGTCCGCGAGGCGCGCGCCAACCGCGGATAG
- a CDS encoding glutathione S-transferase family protein has product MSDATNMLVDGEWRTDVRRDTGDSGEFERTETSFRNWIDGSVPEPGADPVDNPDFPAESGRYHVYICRACPWAHRVAMTRALKGLEDDISLSLTQPERYDEGWEFSESEPDPLYGADYLRDIYTEADDDYTGRVTVPVLWDKEAETIVNNESEEIMRMLDTAFDGNGADLWPDGSRETVDDLIDDIYPRINNGVYRAGFASTQEAYDEAVDELFDALDEYDDLLADQRYLAGDRLTEADVAMFATLVRFDHVYHTHFRCNRRGIHEYEHLWGYTKDLYQTPGVAQTVNVDHITRHYYKSHESLNPKRLVPTGPDIDFSDPHDRDDLPGGPPAALLDD; this is encoded by the coding sequence ATGAGCGACGCGACGAACATGCTCGTCGACGGGGAGTGGCGCACGGACGTCCGCCGCGACACCGGCGACTCCGGCGAGTTCGAGCGGACCGAGACCAGTTTCCGAAACTGGATCGACGGCTCGGTGCCGGAGCCTGGCGCCGACCCCGTCGACAACCCCGATTTCCCCGCCGAGTCCGGGCGCTACCACGTGTACATCTGTCGGGCGTGCCCGTGGGCCCACCGCGTCGCGATGACGCGCGCGCTCAAGGGACTGGAGGACGACATCTCGCTGTCGCTCACCCAGCCCGAGCGCTACGACGAGGGGTGGGAGTTCTCCGAGTCGGAACCGGACCCGCTGTACGGCGCCGACTACCTCCGCGACATCTACACGGAGGCGGACGACGACTACACCGGGCGCGTCACGGTACCCGTCCTCTGGGACAAAGAAGCCGAGACCATCGTCAACAACGAGAGCGAGGAGATCATGCGGATGCTCGACACCGCCTTCGATGGCAACGGCGCCGACCTCTGGCCTGACGGTTCCCGAGAGACGGTCGACGACCTGATCGACGACATCTACCCGCGCATCAACAACGGCGTCTACCGTGCCGGGTTCGCGAGCACGCAGGAGGCGTACGACGAGGCCGTGGACGAGCTGTTCGACGCGCTCGACGAGTACGACGACCTGCTCGCGGACCAGCGCTACCTCGCGGGCGACCGTCTCACCGAGGCGGACGTGGCGATGTTCGCCACGCTCGTCCGCTTCGACCACGTGTACCACACCCACTTCCGGTGCAACCGCAGGGGGATCCACGAGTACGAGCACCTCTGGGGGTACACGAAGGACCTCTACCAGACGCCCGGCGTCGCGCAGACGGTGAACGTGGACCACATCACCCGACACTACTACAAGTCCCACGAGAGCCTCAACCCGAAGCGACTCGTCCCGACCGGCCCGGACATCGACTTCAGCGACCCCCACGACCGCGACGACCTCCCGGGCGGGCCGCCTGCGGCGCTGCTCGACGACTGA
- a CDS encoding pyridoxal phosphate-dependent aminotransferase, giving the protein MHQPTARVSACERSRIRVMFDLAQELEREGRDLVRLEVGEPDFDTPEHVVDAAVDAARGGHTHYTSNAGLPELREAISDTLAREYGVEHAADEVLTTTGGMEALHLAFLATVDPGSEVLLPSPSWPNYWTQARLADATPVEVPMPAPDYDLDADTLVAEMGPDTSLVVLCSPSNPTGRVADPDEVRAVVDAAADHDAYVIADEVYAKLTYDRDLTGIAALTGHPEHVLTVGSCSKTYAMTGWRVGWLAGHPSVVDEATKVRESTTACTSSVAQHAAIAALTGPQEPVEEMYDAFRERRDYVADRIADMDGVSAPRPEGAFYAFLNPDTDEASLPLAKRLCREAGVVLAPGDGFGVAGEGQLRLSFANSMERLAEGLDRIEAAL; this is encoded by the coding sequence ATGCACCAGCCCACGGCCCGCGTCAGCGCCTGCGAGCGCTCCCGCATCCGGGTGATGTTCGACCTCGCACAGGAACTCGAACGCGAGGGGCGCGACCTCGTCCGCCTGGAGGTCGGCGAACCCGACTTCGACACGCCCGAGCACGTCGTCGACGCCGCCGTCGACGCCGCCCGGGGCGGCCACACCCACTACACGAGCAACGCCGGCCTGCCGGAACTGCGCGAGGCGATCAGCGACACCCTCGCCCGCGAGTACGGCGTCGAGCACGCCGCCGACGAGGTTCTCACCACCACCGGCGGCATGGAGGCGCTCCACCTCGCGTTCCTCGCGACCGTCGACCCCGGGAGTGAGGTGTTGCTCCCGTCGCCGTCGTGGCCGAACTACTGGACGCAGGCGCGACTCGCCGACGCGACGCCCGTGGAGGTGCCCATGCCCGCCCCCGACTACGACCTCGACGCCGACACGCTGGTCGCCGAGATGGGTCCCGACACCTCGCTCGTCGTGCTCTGCTCGCCGTCCAACCCCACTGGACGCGTCGCCGACCCCGACGAGGTGCGGGCGGTCGTCGACGCCGCCGCCGACCACGACGCGTACGTCATCGCCGACGAGGTGTACGCGAAACTCACCTACGACCGCGACCTGACGGGCATCGCGGCGCTGACGGGTCACCCCGAGCACGTGCTCACGGTCGGCTCCTGTTCGAAGACGTACGCCATGACCGGCTGGCGCGTCGGCTGGCTCGCGGGCCACCCGTCGGTCGTCGACGAGGCCACGAAGGTGCGCGAGTCGACCACCGCCTGCACGTCCAGCGTCGCCCAGCACGCCGCCATCGCCGCCCTGACCGGCCCACAGGAGCCGGTCGAGGAGATGTACGACGCGTTCCGCGAGCGTCGCGACTACGTCGCCGACCGCATCGCCGACATGGACGGCGTGAGCGCGCCTCGCCCCGAAGGGGCGTTCTACGCGTTCCTGAACCCCGACACCGACGAGGCGAGCCTCCCGCTGGCGAAACGCCTCTGCCGCGAGGCGGGCGTCGTGCTCGCCCCCGGCGACGGCTTCGGGGTGGCTGGCGAGGGGCAACTGCGGCTCTCGTTCGCCAACTCGATGGAGCGCCTGGCGGAGGGGCTCGATCGCATCGAAGCGGCGCTGTAG
- a CDS encoding SHOCT domain-containing protein: protein MTTPLDVLAQVGPHTPMGPHGPMGGGWNGGWMGGGMLPWLGPWGGLLATLLLVGVLAVVVYAAVARTESGGGGTGIAREDGALAVLDRRYARGEVDDEEYETRRERLTGN from the coding sequence ATGACGACACCACTCGACGTGCTCGCACAGGTCGGCCCGCACACCCCGATGGGCCCACACGGCCCCATGGGCGGCGGGTGGAACGGCGGGTGGATGGGCGGCGGCATGCTCCCCTGGCTCGGCCCGTGGGGTGGCCTCCTCGCGACGCTGCTGCTCGTCGGCGTGCTCGCGGTCGTCGTCTACGCCGCCGTAGCACGCACCGAGAGCGGCGGCGGCGGAACCGGCATCGCGCGTGAGGACGGCGCGCTCGCCGTCCTCGACCGTCGTTACGCTCGCGGCGAGGTCGACGACGAGGAGTACGAAACCCGACGGGAGCGGCTGACGGGGAACTGA
- a CDS encoding plastocyanin/azurin family copper-binding protein, translating into MSEHDLSRRTFVALTAAAVTGTAGCVAGSREETAGAGGGSPTATATATEAHSDAGTHEEDGHHEDDGHHEENTHHGEETETGHADESSDHGHGVPEEPSASATVNLVTADGGYHFDPHVVWVEPGGTVTFHNESGSHTATAYAEANDKPGRIPEGGTAFDTGMLTEAGAEHEVTLDTPGVYDYYCAPHEAMGMVATVVVGHPDAHEATGLTDPQSSLPSGAREKIRGLNETVHGMIDDSH; encoded by the coding sequence ATGTCGGAACACGACCTCTCCCGTCGGACGTTCGTCGCACTGACCGCCGCCGCCGTCACCGGGACAGCGGGGTGTGTGGCCGGTAGCCGCGAAGAGACGGCTGGTGCTGGAGGCGGCTCGCCGACGGCGACGGCGACGGCGACGGAGGCGCACAGCGACGCCGGGACTCACGAAGAGGACGGCCACCACGAGGACGACGGGCACCACGAGGAGAACACCCACCACGGCGAGGAGACGGAGACGGGACACGCCGACGAGTCGTCGGACCACGGTCACGGCGTCCCCGAGGAGCCGTCGGCGTCGGCGACGGTGAACCTCGTCACGGCGGACGGCGGCTACCACTTCGACCCGCACGTGGTGTGGGTCGAGCCGGGCGGCACCGTCACGTTCCACAACGAGTCGGGGAGTCACACGGCGACGGCGTACGCCGAGGCCAACGACAAGCCCGGTCGCATCCCCGAGGGCGGCACCGCGTTCGACACCGGGATGCTCACCGAGGCGGGCGCCGAACACGAGGTGACGCTCGACACCCCGGGCGTGTACGACTACTACTGCGCGCCCCACGAGGCGATGGGGATGGTCGCGACGGTGGTCGTCGGGCACCCGGACGCCCACGAGGCAACTGGCCTGACCGACCCACAGTCGTCGCTCCCGTCGGGTGCACGCGAGAAGATCCGCGGATTGAACGAGACTGTCCACGGGATGATCGACGACAGTCACTGA
- a CDS encoding ArsR/SmtB family transcription factor — MSEDRSADDVLDLLGDEYARAILAAVTTDAMSASELGSHCGMSVSTVYRRAESLVERDLLAERVRIDADGHHESVYEPTVEALRVEIQDGSFDVDVEQPSEDAVDRFTRVWEDIRDS, encoded by the coding sequence GTGAGCGAGGACCGGTCCGCAGACGACGTGCTCGACCTGCTCGGCGACGAGTACGCGCGAGCCATCCTCGCGGCCGTGACGACGGACGCCATGTCGGCCTCGGAGCTCGGGTCCCACTGCGGGATGTCCGTGTCGACGGTGTACCGCCGGGCGGAGTCGCTCGTGGAGCGGGACCTGCTCGCCGAGCGAGTGCGCATCGACGCGGACGGCCACCACGAGTCGGTGTACGAACCGACCGTCGAAGCGCTGCGGGTCGAGATACAGGACGGCTCGTTCGACGTCGACGTCGAGCAGCCGAGCGAGGATGCGGTCGACCGCTTCACCCGCGTCTGGGAGGACATCAGAGACAGCTAA
- a CDS encoding DUF7521 family protein has protein sequence MTDGAHLALGVVRALVLLLGLGVTLTAARAYRRVGEPYLRDAAVAFAVITAGVLVEGVLFQFTDLDLTAVHVVESVAIGVGFLVLLRSLRA, from the coding sequence GTGACCGACGGTGCCCACCTCGCGCTCGGGGTCGTCCGCGCGCTCGTCCTCCTGCTCGGCCTCGGCGTCACGCTGACGGCGGCGCGGGCGTACCGGCGTGTCGGCGAACCGTACCTCCGCGACGCCGCCGTCGCGTTCGCCGTCATCACCGCCGGCGTCCTGGTCGAGGGCGTCCTGTTCCAGTTCACCGACCTCGACCTGACGGCGGTCCACGTCGTCGAGTCCGTCGCCATCGGCGTCGGCTTCCTCGTCCTCCTGCGGTCGTTGCGCGCGTGA
- a CDS encoding molybdopterin-dependent oxidoreductase has protein sequence MSNRPDDADRSRVGAQIARALRRVEPSPRVVDWAIAACVAVEVASGLYSFTQGRPSGAWVFWLHSVVGLTLVALVGFKLYRVRRRVTARAAWDRFTPVSVLQAVVALAALATGVFWVLGGNVPIFAWTTLNLHVGLGLLLVPLVLWHLRGRYHSPRALDPDRRNALKVGALLLAGTVAWRATETADRALGGASRRFTGSKPTGDLYDTETEGGGFPVTSWVADDPDPVDRDAWTLSVRGLVDEELALDGGEVGAERTLEATLDCTSGWYTVQEWGGVRVGDLLDAAGVDERTRYVRFTSVTGYRWSLPVEEARDALLATHVGGRRLSHGHGAPMRLVAPGRRGFQWVKWVESVEVRERADPMQWLVTLVSGFD, from the coding sequence GTGTCGAACCGCCCGGACGACGCCGACCGCTCGCGGGTCGGTGCGCAGATCGCGCGTGCTCTCCGTCGCGTCGAGCCCTCGCCCCGCGTCGTCGACTGGGCCATCGCCGCCTGTGTCGCCGTCGAGGTCGCCTCCGGCCTGTACTCGTTCACGCAGGGACGCCCGAGCGGCGCGTGGGTATTCTGGCTCCACTCGGTCGTCGGCCTGACGCTCGTCGCCCTCGTCGGCTTCAAACTGTACCGCGTCCGTCGCCGCGTCACCGCGCGGGCCGCGTGGGACCGCTTCACCCCGGTGTCCGTCCTCCAAGCGGTCGTCGCGCTCGCGGCGCTCGCGACGGGCGTGTTCTGGGTACTCGGTGGCAACGTCCCCATCTTCGCGTGGACGACGCTGAACCTCCACGTCGGCCTCGGCCTCCTGCTCGTGCCGCTCGTCCTGTGGCACCTCCGCGGGCGCTACCACTCGCCGCGGGCGCTCGACCCGGACCGCCGGAACGCCCTCAAAGTCGGGGCGCTCCTCCTCGCAGGCACAGTGGCGTGGCGCGCGACGGAGACGGCCGACCGCGCCCTCGGCGGCGCGAGTCGGCGCTTCACGGGATCGAAGCCCACGGGCGACCTGTACGACACCGAGACGGAGGGTGGGGGGTTCCCGGTCACCTCCTGGGTCGCCGACGACCCGGACCCCGTCGACCGCGACGCGTGGACGCTGTCGGTGAGAGGACTCGTCGACGAGGAACTCGCGCTCGACGGCGGCGAGGTTGGAGCCGAGCGGACGCTGGAGGCCACCCTCGACTGCACCTCGGGGTGGTACACGGTGCAGGAGTGGGGCGGCGTCCGCGTCGGCGACCTGCTCGACGCGGCGGGCGTCGACGAACGGACGCGCTACGTCCGGTTCACGTCGGTGACGGGCTACCGCTGGTCGCTCCCGGTCGAAGAGGCTCGCGACGCGCTCCTCGCGACCCACGTGGGCGGCCGACGGCTGAGCCACGGTCACGGCGCGCCGATGCGACTCGTGGCGCCGGGACGCCGCGGCTTCCAGTGGGTGAAGTGGGTCGAGTCGGTGGAGGTGCGCGAGCGCGCCGACCCGATGCAGTGGCTCGTGACGCTGGTGTCGGGGTTCGACTGA